The Gemmata palustris genome includes a region encoding these proteins:
- a CDS encoding NAD(P)H-dependent glycerol-3-phosphate dehydrogenase: MPTRFAVLGSGGWGTAVAVLLAQNAEHRVKLWSAHSDNAAQLSVARENARLLPGVKLHDSLQITGDPAEAVAGADCWVSAIPTAYLRATLARFASLRTTDAPVVSLTKGLETATFRRPSEIISETLKTENIAVLSGPSHAEEVARGMPTSLVVAASDGGLASWVQHRFVTDRFRVYTNGDLVGVELAGALKNVIGIAAGVCDGLGFGDNAKAALLTRGLVEVTRFGVAHGAEPSTFTGLAGTGDLITTCFSPHGRNRRVGYRLGRGEPLADVLTGPQVVEGVLTSKSVFERTSRSGIEAPIMTGVYEVLHNGKPPLAAVQDLMTRSPKHERV, encoded by the coding sequence ATGCCGACCAGATTCGCGGTGCTCGGTAGCGGTGGGTGGGGCACGGCCGTCGCGGTCCTACTCGCCCAGAACGCGGAACACCGTGTTAAGTTGTGGAGCGCGCATTCCGACAACGCGGCACAACTGAGCGTTGCGCGAGAAAACGCGCGGCTGCTCCCCGGCGTAAAACTGCACGATTCGCTTCAGATCACGGGCGATCCGGCCGAAGCGGTGGCCGGCGCCGATTGCTGGGTGAGCGCAATCCCCACAGCCTATTTGCGCGCAACACTCGCCCGATTCGCTTCTCTCCGAACGACCGATGCGCCCGTCGTCAGCCTGACAAAAGGGCTGGAGACCGCGACCTTTCGCCGGCCGTCGGAAATCATCAGTGAAACCCTCAAGACCGAAAACATCGCGGTACTCAGCGGCCCGAGTCACGCGGAAGAGGTCGCCCGCGGGATGCCCACGTCGCTCGTGGTCGCGGCGAGCGACGGGGGGCTCGCGTCGTGGGTGCAACACCGGTTCGTCACCGACCGGTTCCGCGTGTACACGAACGGCGACTTGGTGGGCGTTGAGCTGGCCGGCGCGCTGAAGAACGTGATCGGCATCGCCGCTGGCGTGTGCGATGGACTGGGTTTCGGCGACAACGCGAAGGCCGCTCTGCTCACCCGCGGATTAGTCGAGGTGACGCGGTTCGGTGTCGCCCACGGCGCGGAACCCTCGACTTTCACCGGCCTCGCGGGGACCGGCGATCTGATTACGACTTGCTTCAGTCCGCACGGGCGGAACCGGCGCGTCGGCTACCGGCTCGGTCGGGGCGAACCGCTCGCGGACGTGCTCACGGGTCCGCAAGTCGTGGAAGGCGTACTCACGAGCAAGAGCGTGTTCGAGCGCACGTCGCGGAGCGGAATCGAAGCCCCCATTATGACTGGCGTGTACGAAGTGCTGCACAACGGTAAACCGCCGCTCGCGGCCG
- a CDS encoding VPS10 domain-containing protein: MTPAPRTGRRAAFALLAALVFALPGIAQPDKEDPLKKEIADVERQILELQKKLDELRKGPAPAPAPNSVPEAAIAKMSWRNIGPANMGGRVTALAVVESDPSTYYIATASGGLLKTVNNGTTFNFAFEKEATISIGDVAVAPSDPNVVWVGTGENNPRNSASYGDGVYKSTDAGKSWRNMGLKKTFSIGKIVIHPKDPNTVYVAALGRLWGANEERGVFKTEDGGATWKKVLFVDDKTGAIELRMDPFDPNVVFAGLWERKRDEFDGFFGTSWPGPDQYGPIVAHGAGGGLFKTADGGKNWKKLTGENAASGLPSVKTGRIGIDYSRKTKGLLYAIIDTEKIGVGRPVLTVQLGVSGEGEKDGAKITAVVEDGPATKAGLKVDDLITAVDGKKIASYDDLLDFMATKKPDDVVKFTVVRAKGKDKDKETLTIEMKLAPRPATPAPKPKSGPTSLLPGGLIVSFADNDAPVKVVEVPKGGAAEKAGVKAGMTITGVEGKDVANWREFRTELRVSPKSENPRAAGDKVKITFREGDKKPLDVTLALETGEIRPPAGAPAAPNPRPFLMSPVVGGQQQNVQNNQGKDGYQTGGLYMSKDNGDSWTRVNSLNPRPFYFSNVRVDPTDDNSIYVLGDTVLWRSTDGGKRFVSAQAGTVHPDHHALWIDPKDGRHMILGCDGGFYSTYDRGTNWDHLNVLALGQFYHVAVDTRKPYRVYGGLQDNGSWGGPSRTLRGNGPANEDWVYLNGGDGFVCRVDQNDPDWVYAESQNGGMNRRNLKTGESAGIRARPVKAGEELRFNWNTPFILSNHNSHIFYCGAQYVFRSVARGDNLKVISPELTRTKQGSMTALAESPKNADVLWAGTDDGFLWVTKDGGANWVNVTENMKKAGLPAPRCVSTIEPGRTVEGRCYVCLDGHRSDDDRPYLYVTEDFGQTWKSVTGNLPAFGSTRVLREDITAPDLLYCGTEFGIWVSINRGEAWAKLSNNLPTVAVHEVVQPTTASEIVIATHGRSVWVLDVASLRQMKAEALAAPATLFAPAPVTRWQFAPGSFPYSRDVRKFYGTNPAPGGTIDYMLTKPAKEVSVKVLDVTGKAVREFRAPATTVGFHRLQWSPPKAGGYRVALTVDGKEFTQMVVVENDPNADPKAIITDAPLPVPGGEDEDDDDLVKPFIPKAVD; encoded by the coding sequence GTGACCCCCGCACCCCGCACCGGGCGCCGCGCCGCGTTCGCCCTCCTCGCTGCACTGGTATTCGCGCTGCCCGGTATCGCGCAACCCGACAAGGAAGACCCGCTCAAAAAGGAGATCGCGGACGTCGAGCGACAGATTCTCGAGCTCCAAAAGAAGCTCGACGAGTTGCGGAAAGGTCCGGCGCCCGCACCCGCGCCGAACAGCGTGCCCGAGGCCGCCATCGCCAAGATGAGCTGGCGCAACATCGGTCCGGCCAACATGGGCGGGCGCGTCACCGCGCTCGCGGTCGTGGAGAGCGACCCGAGCACGTACTACATCGCCACAGCGAGCGGCGGGCTGTTGAAGACCGTCAACAACGGCACCACGTTTAACTTCGCGTTCGAGAAAGAAGCGACCATCTCCATCGGTGACGTGGCCGTTGCCCCGAGCGACCCGAACGTGGTGTGGGTCGGCACGGGCGAGAACAACCCGCGGAACTCCGCGTCCTATGGCGACGGCGTTTACAAGAGCACGGACGCGGGCAAGTCGTGGCGGAACATGGGGCTGAAGAAGACGTTCAGCATCGGCAAGATCGTCATTCACCCGAAAGACCCGAACACGGTCTACGTCGCGGCGCTCGGGCGGTTGTGGGGGGCGAACGAGGAGCGTGGCGTCTTCAAGACCGAGGACGGTGGGGCGACCTGGAAGAAGGTGCTGTTTGTCGATGACAAGACCGGCGCGATCGAGCTGCGGATGGACCCGTTCGACCCCAACGTGGTGTTCGCGGGATTGTGGGAGCGCAAGCGCGACGAGTTCGACGGGTTCTTCGGCACGAGTTGGCCGGGGCCAGACCAGTACGGCCCGATCGTCGCGCACGGGGCCGGTGGGGGACTGTTCAAGACCGCCGACGGCGGCAAAAACTGGAAGAAGCTCACAGGTGAGAACGCCGCTAGCGGGCTGCCTTCCGTCAAGACCGGGCGCATCGGGATCGATTACTCCCGGAAGACGAAGGGGCTGCTGTACGCGATCATCGATACGGAAAAGATCGGCGTGGGGCGGCCCGTTCTGACGGTGCAGCTCGGAGTTTCCGGCGAGGGCGAGAAGGACGGGGCGAAGATCACGGCCGTGGTCGAGGACGGCCCGGCGACGAAAGCCGGACTGAAGGTGGACGACCTCATCACCGCTGTCGACGGCAAGAAGATCGCCAGCTACGACGATCTGCTCGACTTCATGGCGACCAAGAAGCCCGATGACGTGGTGAAGTTCACGGTCGTTCGCGCGAAGGGCAAGGACAAGGACAAAGAAACGCTCACCATCGAAATGAAGCTCGCGCCGCGCCCGGCGACACCGGCCCCGAAACCCAAGAGCGGGCCAACGAGTTTGCTACCGGGCGGGCTCATCGTTTCGTTCGCTGATAACGACGCTCCCGTGAAAGTGGTCGAGGTACCGAAGGGCGGCGCGGCCGAGAAAGCCGGCGTGAAGGCCGGGATGACGATCACCGGAGTCGAGGGCAAGGACGTCGCGAACTGGCGCGAGTTCCGCACCGAACTGCGCGTTTCGCCCAAATCCGAGAACCCGCGTGCGGCCGGTGACAAAGTGAAAATCACTTTCCGGGAGGGCGACAAGAAGCCCCTCGACGTCACACTCGCGCTGGAGACGGGCGAGATCCGCCCCCCAGCGGGCGCGCCGGCCGCACCCAACCCCCGGCCGTTCCTGATGAGCCCGGTTGTGGGCGGGCAGCAACAGAACGTTCAGAACAATCAGGGCAAAGACGGCTACCAGACCGGCGGCCTGTACATGTCGAAGGACAACGGCGATTCGTGGACCCGCGTCAACAGTTTGAACCCGCGGCCCTTCTACTTCTCGAACGTCCGCGTCGATCCCACGGACGACAACTCCATTTACGTTCTCGGCGACACGGTGCTGTGGAGGAGCACGGACGGCGGGAAGCGGTTCGTCAGCGCGCAGGCGGGCACCGTTCACCCGGACCACCACGCGCTGTGGATCGACCCGAAGGACGGGCGGCACATGATCCTCGGCTGCGACGGCGGGTTCTACTCGACCTACGACCGCGGCACGAACTGGGACCACCTGAATGTGTTGGCTCTGGGCCAGTTCTACCACGTCGCAGTGGACACCCGGAAGCCGTACCGCGTGTACGGCGGGTTGCAAGACAACGGCAGTTGGGGCGGCCCGTCGCGCACGCTCCGCGGTAACGGGCCGGCCAACGAGGACTGGGTGTACCTCAACGGTGGCGACGGGTTCGTATGCCGCGTCGATCAGAACGACCCCGACTGGGTGTATGCCGAGAGCCAAAATGGGGGGATGAATCGGCGGAACCTGAAGACCGGCGAGAGCGCCGGGATTCGCGCACGCCCCGTGAAAGCCGGGGAGGAACTGCGGTTCAACTGGAACACGCCGTTCATTCTCTCGAACCACAACTCCCACATCTTCTATTGCGGGGCGCAGTACGTGTTCCGCTCGGTGGCTCGAGGTGACAACCTCAAAGTCATCAGCCCCGAACTGACGCGAACCAAGCAGGGTTCGATGACCGCGCTCGCGGAAAGCCCGAAGAACGCGGACGTGCTGTGGGCCGGTACCGACGACGGCTTTTTGTGGGTGACCAAGGACGGCGGCGCGAACTGGGTGAACGTGACCGAGAACATGAAGAAGGCCGGGCTGCCGGCGCCGCGGTGCGTGAGCACCATTGAACCGGGCCGCACCGTTGAGGGGCGCTGTTACGTCTGCCTTGATGGGCACCGTTCTGACGACGACCGCCCGTATCTGTACGTCACCGAGGACTTCGGCCAAACGTGGAAGAGCGTGACGGGCAACTTGCCCGCGTTCGGCTCCACGCGCGTGCTGCGCGAGGACATCACGGCGCCGGACCTTTTGTACTGCGGCACCGAGTTCGGGATCTGGGTATCGATCAACCGCGGCGAAGCGTGGGCGAAGTTGAGTAACAACCTCCCCACGGTCGCGGTCCACGAAGTCGTGCAACCGACGACCGCGAGCGAGATCGTGATCGCCACGCACGGGCGCAGCGTGTGGGTGCTGGATGTGGCGAGTTTGCGGCAAATGAAGGCCGAGGCGCTCGCGGCCCCGGCCACGCTGTTCGCGCCGGCCCCGGTCACGCGCTGGCAGTTCGCGCCGGGCAGCTTCCCGTATTCGCGCGACGTGCGCAAGTTCTACGGCACCAACCCGGCGCCCGGCGGCACCATCGATTACATGCTCACGAAGCCCGCAAAGGAAGTATCGGTGAAGGTGCTGGACGTGACCGGCAAGGCGGTGCGCGAGTTCCGCGCGCCCGCGACAACGGTGGGGTTCCACCGGCTCCAGTGGTCGCCACCCAAGGCCGGCGGGTACCGCGTCGCGCTCACGGTTGATGGCAAGGAATTCACACAGATGGTCGTTGTCGAAAACGACCCGAACGCGGACCCGAAGGCAATCATCACTGACGCGCCGTTGCCGGTACCCGGTGGCGAGGACGAAGACGATGACGACCTGGTGAAGCCGTTCATCCCGAAGGCGGTGGATTAG
- the xylA gene encoding xylose isomerase, with protein sequence MSFFPDVPKIKYEGPDSTNPLAYRHYNPDEIVEGKSMRDHLRFAVSYWHTFRGTGSDPFGPGCAVRPWEDGSDSPEMALKRVDVAFEFMEKLGVPYYCFHDRDIAPEGANLTETNKILDSVVKKLKEAQGRTGIKLLWGTANLFSNKRFVHGASTSSNADVFAYSAAQVKKALEVTKELGGENYVFWGGREGYMTLWNTDLKRELDHLAKFFHMAVEYKKKIGFTGPFLIEPKPHEPTSHQYDFDCAHSLAFLRANGLEKEFKFNVETNHATLARHTMGHELEYASINGMLGSIDANRGDLLLGWDTDQFPTDLYLTAQVMLIVLNQGGIGAGGMNFDAKVRRDSFEPVDLFHAHIGGMDAFAHGLKIAAAIRRDGVLKDMVKQRYSSWDAGIGADIEGGKVKFEELEAYMLKKGDADKNVSGRQELIENVLNRYLR encoded by the coding sequence ATGTCGTTCTTCCCAGACGTCCCGAAGATCAAGTACGAGGGACCGGACAGCACGAACCCGCTCGCGTACCGGCACTACAACCCGGACGAGATCGTCGAAGGCAAGTCGATGCGCGACCACCTGCGGTTCGCGGTGAGTTATTGGCACACGTTCCGCGGGACCGGCAGCGACCCGTTCGGCCCGGGCTGTGCGGTCCGGCCCTGGGAGGACGGCAGCGACTCGCCCGAGATGGCCCTCAAGCGCGTGGACGTCGCGTTCGAGTTCATGGAAAAGCTCGGCGTGCCGTACTACTGCTTCCACGACCGCGACATCGCCCCCGAGGGCGCGAACCTCACAGAAACAAACAAGATCCTCGATTCCGTGGTGAAGAAGCTCAAGGAGGCCCAGGGCCGCACCGGGATCAAGCTCCTGTGGGGCACCGCGAACCTGTTCAGCAACAAGCGGTTCGTTCACGGGGCCAGCACGAGCAGCAACGCGGACGTGTTCGCGTACTCCGCGGCGCAGGTGAAGAAGGCGCTCGAGGTGACCAAGGAACTCGGCGGCGAGAACTACGTGTTCTGGGGCGGGCGCGAGGGGTACATGACCCTCTGGAACACCGACCTGAAGCGCGAACTCGACCACCTCGCGAAGTTCTTCCACATGGCGGTGGAGTACAAGAAGAAGATCGGGTTCACCGGGCCGTTCCTGATCGAGCCGAAGCCGCACGAGCCGACCAGCCACCAGTACGATTTCGACTGTGCCCACTCGCTCGCGTTCTTGCGCGCGAACGGGCTGGAGAAGGAGTTCAAGTTCAACGTCGAGACGAACCACGCGACGCTCGCGCGCCACACGATGGGCCACGAACTCGAGTACGCGAGCATCAACGGGATGCTCGGCTCGATCGACGCCAACCGCGGCGACCTGCTGCTCGGCTGGGACACGGACCAGTTCCCGACGGACCTGTACCTGACCGCGCAGGTGATGCTCATCGTGCTGAACCAGGGCGGCATCGGGGCCGGCGGGATGAACTTCGACGCGAAGGTGCGCCGCGACAGCTTCGAGCCGGTGGACCTGTTCCACGCCCACATCGGCGGCATGGATGCGTTCGCTCACGGGCTGAAAATCGCCGCGGCCATTCGCCGGGACGGGGTGCTGAAGGACATGGTGAAGCAGCGCTACTCGTCGTGGGACGCCGGCATCGGCGCGGACATCGAAGGCGGTAAGGTGAAGTTCGAGGAACTCGAAGCCTACATGTTGAAGAAGGGCGACGCGGACAAGAACGTCTCCGGGCGCCAGGAACTGATCGAGAACGTGCTGAACCGCTACCTGCGGTAA
- a CDS encoding GIY-YIG nuclease family protein encodes MKTKIPGIYTITCQVTGEVYVGQSINLISRRAAHFRELLKGTHPNKRLQADFSKYGSQAFVWRSIPTASVELLCQWETHYIKVLGASYNQSDPPKRIRRDGDRFNPFLQELRRAIRSRQRRRAIHEQRDNHPVTIPRRLGDTSTVTGEN; translated from the coding sequence ATGAAGACGAAAATACCCGGCATTTACACCATCACATGCCAAGTTACCGGTGAAGTCTATGTCGGGCAGTCGATTAACCTAATCAGCCGACGTGCCGCTCATTTCCGCGAGTTGCTCAAAGGGACGCATCCCAACAAGAGACTACAAGCTGATTTTTCCAAGTATGGGAGTCAAGCGTTCGTCTGGCGTTCCATCCCAACCGCATCCGTCGAACTGCTGTGTCAGTGGGAGACACATTACATCAAGGTTTTGGGCGCGAGCTACAATCAGTCTGACCCGCCGAAGCGCATCCGTCGAGATGGCGACCGGTTCAACCCGTTTCTGCAAGAACTCCGTCGAGCCATCCGCAGCAGACAGCGAAGGCGAGCTATCCACGAACAGCGCGACAACCATCCAGTAACCATCCCACGTCGCCTGGGCGACACTTCGACCGTCACAGGCGAGAATTGA
- a CDS encoding DUF4185 domain-containing protein, producing MNATAFVLLTCLAAPPEPPAVVKAEPAADLNARFRLKDGWVGGDGAFSVSLSDKRALWLFSDTWVGTVRDGKRKDVAMVNNTIGIQDGTGADAKFAFAIQKGADGKPTAIFAPPDGKGWFWQFAGHFADDKLHVFLPRFEKTNEPGAFGFKAVDVWLGTVEKPDADPLKWKPKYAKVPFAALGGERKVSFGSSVLTVGEHAYVYGYEEKPGKPFPTRKVLTARVPVDKLADFDSWRFLTDGAWKADFKDATGQVDGLAVEFSVSYLPGLKQYALVYTESGLSDRVVGRFALAPEGPWSAPVLLYTCPEMKKDKKVFSYAAKAHAHLATGNELVISYVVNSFDLAPVINNADLYWPTFVRVRLK from the coding sequence GTGAACGCGACCGCATTCGTGCTACTCACCTGTCTCGCGGCCCCGCCGGAACCGCCGGCCGTTGTGAAAGCGGAGCCGGCCGCGGACCTCAACGCCCGGTTCCGGCTCAAAGACGGTTGGGTCGGCGGCGACGGCGCGTTCTCGGTGTCGCTCTCGGACAAGCGGGCGCTGTGGCTGTTCAGCGATACGTGGGTTGGTACCGTGCGCGACGGCAAGCGCAAAGACGTGGCGATGGTGAACAACACGATCGGCATTCAGGACGGTACGGGGGCTGATGCGAAGTTCGCGTTCGCGATTCAAAAGGGGGCCGATGGTAAGCCCACTGCGATCTTCGCCCCACCGGACGGGAAGGGCTGGTTCTGGCAGTTCGCGGGTCATTTTGCAGACGACAAGTTACACGTGTTCTTACCGCGCTTCGAGAAGACGAACGAACCTGGCGCGTTCGGCTTCAAGGCGGTCGATGTGTGGCTCGGCACGGTCGAGAAGCCGGATGCGGACCCGCTGAAGTGGAAGCCCAAGTACGCGAAAGTGCCGTTCGCCGCACTCGGTGGCGAGCGCAAGGTTTCGTTCGGCTCCTCGGTGCTGACGGTCGGCGAGCACGCTTACGTGTACGGCTACGAAGAGAAGCCGGGCAAGCCGTTCCCGACGCGGAAGGTGCTCACGGCCCGCGTTCCGGTGGACAAGCTCGCGGACTTCGACTCGTGGCGCTTCCTCACGGACGGCGCGTGGAAGGCCGATTTCAAGGACGCGACCGGTCAGGTCGATGGGCTCGCGGTCGAGTTCTCCGTGAGCTACCTGCCCGGTTTAAAACAGTACGCGCTCGTCTACACCGAAAGCGGCTTGTCGGACCGCGTCGTGGGGCGGTTCGCGCTCGCGCCCGAAGGCCCGTGGTCGGCCCCCGTGCTGCTCTACACGTGCCCGGAGATGAAGAAAGACAAGAAGGTGTTCTCCTACGCGGCCAAGGCCCACGCGCACCTCGCGACCGGCAACGAACTCGTGATCTCCTACGTCGTCAACTCGTTCGATCTGGCGCCGGTCATTAACAACGCGGACCTGTATTGGCCCACGTTCGTCCGCGTGCGGTTGAAGTAG
- a CDS encoding class I SAM-dependent methyltransferase: MRRVLAVGVVVALACGAAARAEDPVKPTPKREKPKYEYREEHDKDGIGKFYMGREIAHVMGYGAAGWLERKERIKEEDPEKLIKALEIKEGMVVADVGAGSGYHTFMIAPLVGEKGKVIASDIQQEMLDLVTAKAKKQKVTNVETVKGTVTDPKLPAGKVDLILMVDVYHEFEHPFEMAEKLVEALKPGGRLVFVEFRLEDDKVAIKLVHKMSERQVLKEVTPFPEMGHTKTVGTLPWQHVVIFTKKEPKK, translated from the coding sequence ATGAGGCGCGTGCTGGCGGTCGGGGTCGTGGTGGCGCTCGCGTGCGGGGCCGCGGCCCGCGCTGAAGATCCGGTCAAGCCCACCCCGAAGCGGGAGAAGCCGAAGTACGAGTACCGCGAGGAGCACGACAAGGACGGGATCGGGAAGTTCTACATGGGGCGCGAGATCGCGCACGTCATGGGGTACGGCGCTGCGGGGTGGCTCGAGCGCAAGGAGCGCATCAAGGAAGAAGACCCGGAAAAACTCATCAAGGCACTCGAGATCAAGGAGGGGATGGTGGTCGCGGACGTGGGCGCGGGGAGCGGGTACCACACGTTCATGATCGCCCCGCTCGTCGGCGAAAAGGGAAAAGTGATCGCGTCGGACATTCAGCAGGAGATGCTCGACCTGGTGACCGCGAAGGCCAAGAAACAGAAGGTCACGAACGTCGAGACGGTGAAGGGAACCGTAACGGACCCGAAGCTGCCCGCGGGGAAGGTCGATCTCATCCTGATGGTGGACGTGTACCACGAGTTCGAGCACCCGTTCGAGATGGCGGAGAAATTGGTCGAGGCCCTGAAGCCGGGCGGCCGACTCGTGTTCGTCGAGTTCCGGCTGGAAGACGACAAGGTCGCGATCAAGCTCGTTCACAAAATGAGCGAGCGCCAGGTGCTAAAAGAGGTGACCCCGTTCCCGGAGATGGGGCACACGAAGACGGTGGGCACGCTGCCGTGGCAGCACGTCGTGATCTTCACCAAGAAGGAACCGAAGAAGTAG
- a CDS encoding IS701 family transposase — protein MPSSHPLPSSCHWFSVLAAALDPRSAPRLAWLLVGAVLARGRRTVTTWIRSAGLSDEYRPCYTTVAALGGRTDRAASHLLREVVRPLAAEARRLTLALDDTPTERYGATVQGAGVHHNPTPGPAGGPFVYGHVWVVLGLLARHPSWGIVALPLLARLYVRRKDLPGIPARTRPGFRTKLELAVELVRWAASWLGHLGKPLWVVADGAYAKAPVLKPLRELGVTVVSRLRKDSALWSVPGPRAPHQRGPNRTYGDQRIELAKRAGQTRGWATGTFDLYGKPTEKKYKTFVATWRPAGGAIRVVLVDEPTGWVAFFCTDTAAPVGDILGSVASRFSLEIAFRDLKEVVGAGQQQVRLVRANVGAFHVCLWALTMTEAWAWNRDAKALAGHRAASPWDDGERRPSHADKRRAWRRELLRNEIQAVLRPGINEAELQVAAERLLDLAA, from the coding sequence ATGCCATCATCGCATCCGCTACCCTCGTCGTGCCACTGGTTTTCGGTTCTCGCGGCGGCGTTAGACCCACGATCGGCTCCGCGGCTGGCATGGTTGCTGGTCGGAGCCGTTCTGGCTCGGGGCCGGCGCACCGTTACGACCTGGATTCGGTCCGCCGGGCTGAGCGATGAGTATCGCCCGTGCTACACCACGGTGGCCGCGCTTGGGGGCCGGACCGACCGCGCGGCGTCACACCTGCTGCGGGAGGTCGTGAGGCCCCTGGCGGCGGAGGCCAGACGGCTCACGTTGGCCCTGGATGACACCCCAACGGAACGATACGGGGCAACGGTACAAGGGGCCGGGGTGCACCACAACCCGACGCCCGGGCCGGCCGGCGGACCGTTCGTGTACGGGCACGTGTGGGTGGTCCTCGGGCTCCTGGCCCGGCACCCCTCTTGGGGCATCGTTGCGCTCCCGCTGCTGGCCCGGTTGTACGTGCGCCGCAAGGACCTTCCGGGGATCCCGGCGAGGACCCGGCCCGGGTTCCGGACCAAGCTGGAACTGGCCGTCGAGTTGGTGCGGTGGGCCGCCTCGTGGCTCGGGCACCTGGGCAAGCCCCTCTGGGTGGTGGCCGACGGGGCGTACGCCAAGGCCCCGGTACTCAAGCCCCTGCGGGAGCTCGGGGTGACGGTGGTGAGCCGACTGAGGAAGGACTCGGCCCTGTGGTCCGTGCCCGGCCCGCGGGCGCCCCACCAGCGCGGACCGAACCGGACCTATGGGGACCAGCGAATCGAGTTGGCCAAGCGAGCCGGACAGACCCGCGGGTGGGCCACCGGGACGTTCGACTTGTACGGGAAACCGACGGAGAAGAAGTACAAGACGTTCGTGGCCACCTGGCGCCCGGCCGGTGGGGCGATTCGCGTCGTTCTGGTGGACGAGCCCACCGGGTGGGTGGCGTTCTTCTGCACCGACACCGCCGCGCCGGTGGGCGACATCCTCGGAAGTGTCGCGAGTCGCTTCAGCCTGGAGATCGCGTTCCGCGATCTGAAAGAAGTTGTCGGGGCGGGTCAGCAGCAGGTGCGCCTCGTGCGGGCCAACGTCGGGGCGTTCCACGTGTGCCTGTGGGCGCTCACGATGACCGAAGCTTGGGCCTGGAATCGGGATGCCAAGGCGTTGGCCGGGCACCGGGCCGCAAGTCCATGGGACGACGGGGAACGGCGACCGAGTCACGCGGATAAGCGCCGCGCCTGGCGCCGTGAGCTACTGCGGAACGAAATTCAGGCGGTTCTGCGGCCCGGGATCAACGAGGCCGAATTACAAGTCGCCGCCGAACGACTACTCGACTTGGCCGCTTAA
- a CDS encoding type 1 glutamine amidotransferase domain-containing protein: MSLQGKRVAVLVEQQYQEMEVWYPVYRLREAGCEVVLVGPEAGKTYPSKLGYPAKADVSAKDASADRFHAVVIPGGFAPDYIRRSEPMLKLVRDIFAQGKPVAAICHGPWVLCSTTALKGKKVTCFHSIKDDVTNAGGTYVDQEVVVDGNLITSRTPEDLPAFVVAIIEQMRKG, from the coding sequence ATGAGTTTGCAAGGTAAGCGCGTCGCGGTGCTGGTCGAGCAGCAGTACCAGGAAATGGAAGTGTGGTACCCGGTGTACCGGCTGCGCGAGGCCGGGTGCGAAGTGGTACTCGTCGGCCCCGAAGCCGGGAAGACGTACCCGAGCAAACTCGGCTACCCCGCGAAGGCCGACGTGTCCGCGAAGGACGCGAGCGCGGACCGGTTCCACGCGGTCGTGATCCCCGGCGGCTTCGCGCCCGACTACATTCGCCGGAGCGAGCCCATGCTGAAACTCGTGCGCGACATCTTCGCGCAGGGCAAGCCGGTCGCGGCCATCTGTCACGGTCCGTGGGTACTGTGCAGTACGACCGCGCTCAAGGGCAAAAAGGTGACGTGCTTCCATTCCATCAAGGACGACGTGACCAACGCGGGCGGCACCTACGTCGATCAGGAAGTGGTGGTTGACGGGAACCTGATAACCAGCCGCACGCCGGAGGATTTACCCGCGTTCGTCGTCGCAATCATCGAGCAGATGCGCAAGGGGTGA